The Anaerobranca gottschalkii DSM 13577 DNA window AAGTTAAAAGAGCAGGATTTCTTTTTAGCTACTTTGTTAGGGATACTTGAAGAGAGCAAACTTTCTTTTAAATTACAAGAGGAAATATTTCAAAACCTAAAACTTTTATCAAAATCAGAAATTAGAAAAATTGTCGGGGAACTAAACAAAGTTGAAATTCTACAAAAGACAGAGAATCTTTTGATACAATATTTTGCTGGAGGATTGGATAATGTGGATTAAAGGGATTAAAATTGATGGTTTTGGTATTTTGAGAGATTTTGAAATAAATAATTTGTCTCCAGGGTTAAATATAATCTACGGTTATAATGAAAATGGAAAGACGACATTGAAAAATTTCATTACTTCAATTCTCTTTGGCTTTAAAGATAGGAGGAATGTAATTAAACGGTATGAACCGGTGAATGGAGGAACCCACGGAGGTAAATTAGTATTTAATTATAAAGATCAAAGATGTGAAGCCTCTAGATTTTATAAGAAAAAATCAGAAGGTGATTTAGAAGTAATTTGTAGTGGACAGTTAAAATTTACTTTATCAGAAATTTTAGCAGGGATAAATAGAGATGTATATGAAAATGTATTTTCCTTTGGGTTAGAAGAGCTAGGGAGTTTAAACAGTTTGACAGATAAAAAGGAAATAGTGGAACAAATATACACTGCCAGCTTTGGAGTAAAAACTGATTTAATTAAAAATGTAAAAAAAGAATTAGAAGGGCAGCTAGATAATATCTATAAGGATGGTAATAATAGTAAAAAGCTGTTAAATCAAAACTTAGAAGAATATAAGGTAGTAAAAAAAGCTATCTTAGAGGCAATGAAAAGGGAAGAAAAATACGGGGAATTAAAGGAAAGGTTACAAGGATTAGCAATTCAAAGGGAAGAAATAGAAAAGGAAAAATTAGATCTTGAAAGGGAACTAATAAAATCTGAAACCTTATATAACTATTTCCCAACCTATCAACAATACTTAGAAATAGAGAGGAAAGTAAAGGAATTAAGTTATAAAGGAGAGTACAGTGAAGGTGACTACAATAGTCTACAAACCCTTATTGGAGAATTGGAAAAGCTAAGGGAAGAAAAGGAAGAAAAAGGGTTAGAATTAACAAAAATTCAAATTAATCTAGATAATATTACCTTAGATAATCGACTCCTCGAAAAAAAAGAAAAGTTAAAAAAATTAGGGGAGTGGGCTATAAGTATAAAAGAAATTAACAAAAACTATCAAGATAATAGGAACAAATGGGAAGAGTTAAATAAAAGAATTTCAACAGCTAAAATCAGCTTAATTGGCAAATTACAAAAAGAGGTAGAAGAAATTTTCCTCCCCATAGGTTTTAAAAAGAAACTAGAAGAGTTAGAAGAAAAAATTAATAACAAGATGAAAGAAGAAGAGCAAAAAGGGTGGGAAATCAGTCAGTTAAAGGAGAATTTCCACACTATCAAAGGTGAAGATATAGGGGAAACCCTTTCTATGTTATATCAGCTAAAGGATTGGGAAAATAAAAAAGGAATATATTTGCCAAAGGTTTTACTCCTATTGAATACCTCTATCCTTTTCTTTTTAGTTTGGCAAGGGGATTACCCATTTTTAACTATATTTTTTGCCTTAAGCATTATCCCATTAAATTTTTGGTTGATTTATAATTGGGTAAAAGATAAAAATAATAGGATAAAGATTAAAAGTGCTCTAAAGGATAAGGGAGTTATAAATTTTAACAATATTGATTTAGAAATAAATAAGTTTCAAACTTTAGAGAGTAACTATCAAAAATTACAAAGGATCTTAGAGATATATAATTCTATAGTAGAAGATCTTAGAGATTTAGAAGGGGAAAAAGAACAACTTTTTTCTGAAGTAGGTTTTAAGGGAGATTTGTCCATAAAGGAAGGTTTGGATTTAGTAGAAGAGATTTCTAAGATTCAAGGATTATTAGGTGAAGCTGAGGAATATAAGTTAAAGTTCAATGGAGAAAAAGAAAAAATAAATAATTTTATTCAAATATGTAAGATAGAGATAGATGATAAGCTAACATCCTTAGAAGATGCTTTAATAACTGTTAATCAAAAACTAGAGTTATTAAAAACAGAAGAAGAAAAAGTGGAGAAATATAAAGGGTTGAAGGGTCAATTGGAATTTGTTTATAGGGATATTCAAAGGATTTTAAAGGAAGAAAGGGAGAAGGAAGAAAAATACAAGGAGTTATTAGATAAAGGAGGAGTAAAAACACCACAGGAGTATGAAGAAAACTATCAGAAGTATTTAGAAGGAAAAAAATTATTGGAGATGAAAAATACTTATTTAGCCAAGTTAGAAGGTGTTAATCTTGGGTCAATCCAAGAGGTACTTAAAATCTATAGTGAAATAAATGAACAACATCTTACTAGAAAGATTAGGGATTTAATAGAAATGTTACAAGATAAAAAAGAAAAAATAGAAGAAATTTCTAAGGAAATAGGAAAGCTAGAAAAAGAAATCGAAGACTTAGAAAAAAATAGTTCATTACAACAATTGGCTTTAACAGAAGAGAGAATAAAAAATCAAATAATCGAAAACGTTAAAAGGTGGGCTATCTATAAATCAAGTTTAACAGTTTTAGAAAAGGCTATTAAAGAGTATGAAGAAAAAACCCAACCAGATGTATTAAAAAGGGCTGCAGAATATTTTACTATAATAACTGATGGTAGATATAACAATATCAAAGTTAAAGATAATGAACTGATAAATATGTTTGTTGTCCAGCCAAATGGTAAAGAGATTCCAGTGGAAGCCTTAAGTAGAGGGACCCAAGAACAGCTGTATATTTGCATAAGATTAGGACTGATTAAAGAATTTTCCGATAAAAAAGGTCCCTTGCCTTTACTTTTTGACGATATTTTTGTCAATTTTGATGAACAAAGGATGGCAAAAGGTTTTAATGTTTTACAACAATTGGCAAAGGAACAGCAAATACTCTTTTTTACTTGTCATCAAAGGGTACTAGATCTTTTACAAAAGGAAAAAGTAAATACCGTAAATCTTGCCTTTTTATCATAAGTAGGTTATTATACATTTATTGAAAATAATATTGAACTAAATATCCGAGAAAATACAGAATACATATAACTTTATAAGGAGGAAAGAAGATGTCTGAAGTAACTATGGATAAAATAGTAGCACTATGTAAATCCCGGGGTTTTATTTTCCCAGGTTCAGAAATATACGGAGGTTTAGCAAATACTTGGGATTACGGACCTTTGGGGGTAGAGTTAATAAACAATATTAAAAAAGCTTGGTGGAAAAAATTCGTACAAGAAAATCCCCACAATGTGGGAATGGATTCAGCAATACTTATGAATCCCGAAGTTTGGGTAGCCTCTGGCCATGTAGGAGGCTTTAGTGACCCTCTCATTGACTGTAAAGAATGTAAAAGTAGATTTAGAGCAGATAAGCTAATAGAGGAATATTATAAAGGTCAAGGGGAAGAAGTAGTAGGTATTGATGGTTGGACAAATGAAGAAATGTTAAACTTCATTAAAGAAAAAGAGATTAAATGTCCTGATTGTGGTAAACACAATTATACCGATATTAGGCAGTTTAATTTAATGTTTAAAACCTTTCAAGGTGTAACGGAAGATTCAAAATCTGAAATTTACTTAAGACCTGAAACAGCCCAAGGAATCTTTGTAAATTTTAAAAATATCGCTAGAAGCTGTCGATGCAAGGTGCCCTTTGGGATTGCCCAGATAGGTAAGAGTTTTAGAAACGAAATAACTCCCGGTAACTTTATCTTTAGAACTAGGGAATTTGAACAAATGGAACTTGAGTTTTTCTGCAAACCTGGTGAAGATTTAGAGTGGTTTAAATACTGGAAAGAGTTTTGCTATAACTGGTTAGTGGAATTAGGAATGAATCCTGAAAAACTTAGATTAAGGGACCATGAAAAAGAGGAACTTTCCCACTACAGTAATGCAACAACAGATATAGAATTCCAGTTTCCCTTTGGTTGGGGAGAACTTTGGGGAATTGCCGATAGAACTGATTTTGACTTAAAACAACATCAAGAACATTCAGGAAAAGATTTAACATATCAAGATCCCCACACCAATGAAAAGTATATCCCTTATGTTATTGAGCCTTCTGTAGGGGTAGCGAGACTGGCTTTAGCTTTCTTGATTAGCAGCTATGAAGAAGAGGAATTGGAAAATGATAGTAGAACAGTATTAAAGTTACATCCATATTTAGCACCTTTTAAAGCTGCAGTTTTACCACTATCTAAAAAGCTTTCTGACGATGCTTTTAAAATCTATCAAAAATTGGCTAAGAAATTCATGGTGGATTTTGATGATAGTGGAAGTATTGGTAAGAGATATAGAAGACAAGATGAGGTAGGAACACCATTCTGCATTACCTTTGATTTTGACTCATTAGAAGATAATTGTGTTACTGTAAGGGATAGGGACACTATGGAACAACAAAGGATCAGCATTGACCAGTTAGAAAACTATTTAGAAGAAAAACTACAATTTTAATTTAAGGGACAAAGAGTCATTCTTTGTCCCTTATTAAAAGGTTAAAGTAGGTGAAAAAATGAATATACAGCAGATTGAGGAATTAGCCTTTAATATAATGAAAGATCGGAAAATCCCTGGTAGGGAAAAGGGATTTATTTACTATCACGGTAAAAGGACAGCAAATATAGCGTTAAATATTTACAACCAATTAGTAGAAAAAGGCAGTAAAGAAGAGATGGATCTTCTATATTGTGGATGTCTTTTTCACGATGTAGGTAAAGGAATAGAACCCCATAATGAAACGGGGAAGGAGCTAGTTAATTACTATTTACGGGATATATGTAATGTTGAACAAAGGGAGATAATTTCCCGGATAGTTTATGAACATAATTTAAGGGGAGAAAAATATGGAGGAAACTCTTTCTTAGGTAAAATTGCCCAAGATGCAGACATTTTAGATCATATGGGAACTATGGATATTTGGATTGCCTTTCAATGGCATGCCAATTTTGATGAAAGGGTAGAAGACTCTTTAAAGTTTTTTTTAGGAGGGCAGTGGGAAGAAATAACAGAAAAACTGAGAAGCCTACTAAATTTTTCCCCTTCTATAGATGCCTTTGATCGGAGAAAAGCTTTTACAGAAGAATTTTTAAGGCGTTTTAAAAGGGAAAGTGAAGGAAGATTATATTAAGGAAGATGGGAACTATGAGGGAGAAAAGTGTTAAATTTACCGAAGATGTAAAAAAAAGAATAAAATATGCCATTGAACAGGCGAAAGGGAATGAAGTTTTCTTTAAAGGTTTAGTTAATGAACAAAAAATAATCTGGGATGTTGAAGTATTGGCAAGGGGTAACCAGTTCAGTGTCCCCGCATGTTTATGTGATTTAGAACCGGGGGATGTAGTTATCCATAACCATCCTTCAGGGGAGCTAACCCCTTCAGCGGCTGATATCAATATAGCAGCAAAACTGGGGGCAGATGGTATAGGATTTTTGATTATAGATAACTCTGGAGAAGAACTTTATGTGGTAGTGGAACCTTATTTTCCTTCTGAGGATATCCCAATTTCCTTAGAATCTATTCAAAAAATTTTGGGTGAAGGAGGAAGGATAGCCTGTCATTTAGAGAATTATGAGTATCGTCAAGAACAAATCAAAATGGCGGAAAAAATAGCGTTATCCTTTAATAATCAGCAACATCTTTTGGTAGAAGCAGGTACTGGAACAGGGAAAAGTTTAGCCTACTTAATTACTGCAATATTATGGGCGGTAAAAAATAAAAAACGGGTAGTCATTTCAACAAATACCATCAACTTACAAGAACAAATAATGTTTAAAGATATCCCCTTTTTGCAGAGGGTATTGGCAGATAAGTTTAAAGGTGTATTAGTTAAAGGGCGGAGTAACTATTTGTGTTTAAGGAAATTAGAGAGTTTAGAAACAGATAGTTTGTTGGAAGATGTAGATGAAGATTTATCCCAGTTAAAGGCCCTTAAAGAATGGGGCTTGAAGACTACCGATGGGAGTAAAGCTGATTTATCTTTTTTGCCCAAAGAAACAAATTGGGAGCAGGTTTGCAGTGAAGGGGATTTATGTTTAAAGGTCCATTGTCATCATTATAAAGATTGTTTTTTCTTTAAAGCTAGGCGGGAAAGTGCTACGGCCGATATCTTGGTAGTAAATCACCATCTCCTTTTTGCCGATATAGCCCTAAGGAGTAAAGGGTTAGAGAGTGGAGTCCTTCCTAAATATCATTGTATAGTATTTGATGAAGCCCATAACATAGAAGATACCGCCACGACCTATTTCGGGTATAAAATTAATAAATACTTGGGGATTAAACAATTCACCCGACTTTTTTATACTAAAGGTGGAAAACAGAGGGGTTTTTTAATAGATCTTAATTATAAAATTAGTAGTGATAAACACATTACCCCTATAATCAAAGGAAGGGTAAATGACCTGATTATATTGGAGTTAATTCCCCAGTTAGGAGAAATGGTTAAAAAAACCCATCTGTTTTTTGATAATGTCTATACTTTATTAAATGGCAATTCAAAGGTTAGATTAACGCCGGCATTTATAGAAACAGCAGAATATAAAGATGTAGAAAATCAATGCGTAATTTATATCCAAGAACTTACTAAATTTATAGAAACCCTCAAGAAGTTACTATCGACTTTAGAGGAAATGCCTAGTAAAGCCTTTGAAGGATTATTACCTCAAGTGATGGAATTAAATGCTTATATAAAAAGGTTAGAAGGGGTAGCGGAAACATTAGACTACCTTTTCTTAAAAGAGGTTAAGGGAGATGTAAAATGGCTTGAGTTAAGTGGCACATCTAAGAATAGATATGTAACGGCAAATTCTGCTCCATTAGATATTTCTTATCAATTAAATGAAAATATCTATACTGTCTATCAATCAGTAATCCTGACCTCTGCTACTTTGACAACTGGAGGGAACTTCCACTATATTAAAAATCGCTTAGGTTTGAATTTATGTCAATATAAATTAGAGGAACTGATTTTACCTTCCCCCTTTAATTATAAAGAACAGGTGTTGTTTTGTGTGCCGACAAATCTACCGGAACCTACTCAAAGGGATTTTGAACTAGAAATTATTGACAATTTATACCAGCTGATTATGGCTACAAGGGGTAGAGCCTTTGTCTTATTTACTTCCTTTAAATTATTAAATGAAACCTATGAAAAATTAAAACCCCTACTGGAAGATAGGGGAATTAACTGTTTTAAACAAGGGGAAATGCAAAGACATTTACTATTACAAAACTTCAAAAAAGATATTTCCTCTGTCCTTTTTGCAACATCTAGTTTCTGGGAAGGGGTAGATGTACAAGGAGAGGCCTTGAGTAATGTAATATTAGTCAAGTTACCCTTTAGTGTTCCAGATGAACCAATTGTAGAAGCAAGGCAAGAGTTAATTCAACAAAAAGGTGGCAATCCCTTTATGGAATATCAAGTACCCCAAGCTGTTCTGAGGTTTAAACAAGGATTTGGACGGCTGATAAGGAGCAAAGAAGATAGAGGGGTTGTTGTAGTAACTGATAAGCGGATATTAACTAAAACATACGGTAAAATATTTTTAAAATCCTTACCCCAATGTAATGAATTAGCCGGTGATTTAAATAGGGTAACAGAAACTATTGTAGATTTTCTGTAAAAGATATTAAGGCTATTGACCAGTATGGATAGGACATTGGAAATTAGGTACCCATTGACCAGGTGAAAACCTAAATCTTCTCACTAATGTAGAAGGACAATATTCAGTTGCTATACCCCAAGATTGAAGACAAACATTTAATTCTGTAACATTATTTTGGTGTAAATTACAACTGGATTTAGGTTCTGTGCCAATGATAAAGTATTCTGTAAAGGTAAGGGGGCATTGGGGACTAGCCAGTAATAGGGTTTCACGGCAAATATTTTTTTGAACTATGCCAGGGGGAGGGGAAAAGACTCCCCCTATATTTTCACCAAACATCCGATTTAAAGCTGTATTTGTAAAGGTAGCCCAAAGCCTTCCAGCATCTCTTCCCCCAAGGAGCTCTAATTTTCCTGTAGGGTTATTAAAGCCTATATAGGTTGTTGTAACCATTTCAGGAGTATATCCAGCAATAAAGGCGTAATGTTCAGTAGTTCCAGTTTTTACAGCAGCATCTCTAGAGGGAATTAAATTACTAACACTACTGGCTGTTCCCCTTCTTAAGACATCCCTTAAGGCATCGGTGATCAAAAATGCCGTTTCCTCTGAAAGGACTTTAGTTGGTATTTGTGGTGGCCTACGGTAGATAATATTACCGAATCTATCATGGATTTCTTCAATAATATATGGTTCCCTTAAATAACCGCCATTGGCAAATACAGCGTAGACACTAGCCATATTATTTAGATTAACTCCATTAGGACCAAGGACCATTGCAGGGACAGGCTGTAAAGGACCTTTATAACCTAAGTGATATGCAAATTTTTGGGTGTTTTCAGGTCCTAAATGGGAATTTGTTAAAACAGCATAAACATTACAAGAATCAATTATAGCTTCCCGCATAGTTAAGTATCGATTATGATATCTGCTACCATAATCTGAAACGTCATAACCAGGAGCTTGAGGTATTCTCCCTAAAGTTTCGCCACAAAAATGTTCTGTTGTCAATGTATAAACCTGTGATTCTAAACCATAAGCATAGACAAGGGGTTTCATAGCAGAACCAGGCTGAGGAATCCCTTGAAATGCGTTGATCCCTCCAGCCATTGCTAAAATTCCCCCAGTTTTAGGGTCTAAAGCTACTAAAGCTGCTGAAATATTTTCATCTTCTTTCTTATCTTGAGGCAAAATATCCCTAAAATTACCTATTACCTGTTGAGCGACAATTTGAGCCTGATAATTTATGGTAGTAAAAATATTATAACCTGAACGGAGCTGACCATTAACAAAACCTAATTCCTTTTCTAGACGATCTAGTTCAGTTAATACAAAGAGAGGGATCTGGGGTTGTTCTAACCTCTCTTCCCTAGTAACTACAGTTATTGGTTGTTCTTTTGCCCTTTCTCCTTCTTCTTCACTAATGTATCCTTGTTGGACCATTCTTGTCAGAACAAAAGCTCTGCGGGTGTAGGTTCGGGATTGTCCTGTATTTGGTTGGGGTTCTAAGTTTGCTGGTCTTAGGGGTGTATAAAGATAAGGGCCTTGGATAATTCCCGCTAACAAAGCTGCTTCTTCTAATGTAAGTTCTCTAGGGTGTTTGTTGAAATAAAATTCACTGGCTGCACCAATACCATAGTTGCCATGACCGTAATAGATATTATTTAAATAAGCTTCTAAAATTTCATCTTTACTATAATTTAACTCTAATTTTAAGGTATAAACTAACTCTCTCAGTTTACGGTCAAGGGTCCTTTCACTTGTTAAAAATATGTTTTTAGCTAATTGTTGGGTAATAGTACTACCCCCTTGGGTAATTCTCCTTTCTCTAATGTTTGTGTATAAAGCCCGGAGGATACCTAAAGGATTTACCCCTATATGGGAATAAAAGACATTATCTTCTACTGCGATAACGGCATTAATAAAGTAAGGGCTTATATCCTTTAAGGGTACGTAAATTTTACTACTAGCCTCTACTGTACCAATAGGCTCTCCTTTATTATCAAAAATAGTTGTAGGGTAAATATTACTTTCTAGTTGTACATCATTTATTATATATGCTAGGTATAATAAGTAACCGGAAAAAGTTAAAGAAGCTATTAGGAAAACAGCTAAAAAGCCAGTTATAAAGATCTTTAAATAATAGAATCTTAATTTTTTTTTCATGCTTCTTTCTTTGCGACTTTCATTAACCATGATAGTTCCTCCTTAAGAGGTGTTTTTTGTTAGATGCTTTTTATTTATTATGTCTTTTTCTCCGTATGTTATTAGGAAAGAAGTGTATTAATTGAAGGAATATGATATAATGGGATTGTAAATTACTCTGACCCTAGGAGGCAGTAAAATGCTGAAAGACAATTTTGGGAGAAAAATTAATTATTTACGGATCTCTTTAATAGATCGTTGTAATCTTAGATGTAAATATTGTATGCCCCCAAACGGTGTTGATTTATATGGACATGATAAAATTTTAACATATGAAGAACTCCTTTTAATTATTAAAGCCAGTGCCCAATTAGGGATTAACAGTATTCGTTTAACTGGTGGTGAGCCATTAATAAGGAGGGGATTAATCCCTTTTATAAAAACAGTGTCTAATATAGATGGAATAGAAGATATAGCTATAACAACTAATGGTGTTTTGCTAGAAGGTATGGCAGATGATTTAAAAAGAGCGGGGGTAAAGAGGGTAAATATTAGTTTAGATACTTTAAAGAGAGATAAATTTCAAAAAATTACTGGGAAAGATGATTTTGATAAAGTATTTAGAGCTATAAATAAATCTATACAAGTAGGGTTTAACCCTGTAAAAATAAATGTGGTTTTGTTAAAAGGGTTCAATGAAGATGAAATCTTAGATTTTGTTAAATTGACAAAGGATAAACCTCTACATGTTCGTTTCATAGAGATAATGCCTTTAGGGGAAAGTAAAAATAGTTGGACAGCAGGATATATTCCTTGGACAGATGCTTTAGAGTTAGTAAAAAGGGAATTTGAAGTTCGAGAAAGTTTCGGTCCTAAAGGAAGTGGACCTGCCAAATATTATACTATACCTGATTTTATAGGAACCTTTGGGTTTATAACCCCAGTAGGAGAACATTTCTGTGGACAGTGTAATAGAATTAGGTTAACCAGTGATGGATTTTTAAAAACATGTCTTTTTGGAAACAATGAAGTAAATTTAAAGGAATTGAGTAAAACTGGAGATATTGAGAAAATAAAAAAAGCTATAGTAAAAGGAATTAACGAAAAGCCGGAAAAACATCAAATATCCAATCATGAAGTTTCTAGGTTTATGTCACAGATAGGGGGATAAAAATGGCTGAATTCACTCATTTTAACCAAGCTGGTAGGGCAAAGATGGTAGATGTATCGGAAAAAAAAAGTACCCAGCGAATAGCAGTAGCTAAAGGTAAAATTTATATGGATAA harbors:
- a CDS encoding helicase C-terminal domain-containing protein produces the protein MREKSVKFTEDVKKRIKYAIEQAKGNEVFFKGLVNEQKIIWDVEVLARGNQFSVPACLCDLEPGDVVIHNHPSGELTPSAADINIAAKLGADGIGFLIIDNSGEELYVVVEPYFPSEDIPISLESIQKILGEGGRIACHLENYEYRQEQIKMAEKIALSFNNQQHLLVEAGTGTGKSLAYLITAILWAVKNKKRVVISTNTINLQEQIMFKDIPFLQRVLADKFKGVLVKGRSNYLCLRKLESLETDSLLEDVDEDLSQLKALKEWGLKTTDGSKADLSFLPKETNWEQVCSEGDLCLKVHCHHYKDCFFFKARRESATADILVVNHHLLFADIALRSKGLESGVLPKYHCIVFDEAHNIEDTATTYFGYKINKYLGIKQFTRLFYTKGGKQRGFLIDLNYKISSDKHITPIIKGRVNDLIILELIPQLGEMVKKTHLFFDNVYTLLNGNSKVRLTPAFIETAEYKDVENQCVIYIQELTKFIETLKKLLSTLEEMPSKAFEGLLPQVMELNAYIKRLEGVAETLDYLFLKEVKGDVKWLELSGTSKNRYVTANSAPLDISYQLNENIYTVYQSVILTSATLTTGGNFHYIKNRLGLNLCQYKLEELILPSPFNYKEQVLFCVPTNLPEPTQRDFELEIIDNLYQLIMATRGRAFVLFTSFKLLNETYEKLKPLLEDRGINCFKQGEMQRHLLLQNFKKDISSVLFATSSFWEGVDVQGEALSNVILVKLPFSVPDEPIVEARQELIQQKGGNPFMEYQVPQAVLRFKQGFGRLIRSKEDRGVVVVTDKRILTKTYGKIFLKSLPQCNELAGDLNRVTETIVDFL
- a CDS encoding transglycosylase domain-containing protein, with product MVNESRKERSMKKKLRFYYLKIFITGFLAVFLIASLTFSGYLLYLAYIINDVQLESNIYPTTIFDNKGEPIGTVEASSKIYVPLKDISPYFINAVIAVEDNVFYSHIGVNPLGILRALYTNIRERRITQGGSTITQQLAKNIFLTSERTLDRKLRELVYTLKLELNYSKDEILEAYLNNIYYGHGNYGIGAASEFYFNKHPRELTLEEAALLAGIIQGPYLYTPLRPANLEPQPNTGQSRTYTRRAFVLTRMVQQGYISEEEGERAKEQPITVVTREERLEQPQIPLFVLTELDRLEKELGFVNGQLRSGYNIFTTINYQAQIVAQQVIGNFRDILPQDKKEDENISAALVALDPKTGGILAMAGGINAFQGIPQPGSAMKPLVYAYGLESQVYTLTTEHFCGETLGRIPQAPGYDVSDYGSRYHNRYLTMREAIIDSCNVYAVLTNSHLGPENTQKFAYHLGYKGPLQPVPAMVLGPNGVNLNNMASVYAVFANGGYLREPYIIEEIHDRFGNIIYRRPPQIPTKVLSEETAFLITDALRDVLRRGTASSVSNLIPSRDAAVKTGTTEHYAFIAGYTPEMVTTTYIGFNNPTGKLELLGGRDAGRLWATFTNTALNRMFGENIGGVFSPPPGIVQKNICRETLLLASPQCPLTFTEYFIIGTEPKSSCNLHQNNVTELNVCLQSWGIATEYCPSTLVRRFRFSPGQWVPNFQCPIHTGQ
- a CDS encoding glycine--tRNA ligase; translation: MSEVTMDKIVALCKSRGFIFPGSEIYGGLANTWDYGPLGVELINNIKKAWWKKFVQENPHNVGMDSAILMNPEVWVASGHVGGFSDPLIDCKECKSRFRADKLIEEYYKGQGEEVVGIDGWTNEEMLNFIKEKEIKCPDCGKHNYTDIRQFNLMFKTFQGVTEDSKSEIYLRPETAQGIFVNFKNIARSCRCKVPFGIAQIGKSFRNEITPGNFIFRTREFEQMELEFFCKPGEDLEWFKYWKEFCYNWLVELGMNPEKLRLRDHEKEELSHYSNATTDIEFQFPFGWGELWGIADRTDFDLKQHQEHSGKDLTYQDPHTNEKYIPYVIEPSVGVARLALAFLISSYEEEELENDSRTVLKLHPYLAPFKAAVLPLSKKLSDDAFKIYQKLAKKFMVDFDDSGSIGKRYRRQDEVGTPFCITFDFDSLEDNCVTVRDRDTMEQQRISIDQLENYLEEKLQF
- a CDS encoding ATP-binding protein, yielding MWIKGIKIDGFGILRDFEINNLSPGLNIIYGYNENGKTTLKNFITSILFGFKDRRNVIKRYEPVNGGTHGGKLVFNYKDQRCEASRFYKKKSEGDLEVICSGQLKFTLSEILAGINRDVYENVFSFGLEELGSLNSLTDKKEIVEQIYTASFGVKTDLIKNVKKELEGQLDNIYKDGNNSKKLLNQNLEEYKVVKKAILEAMKREEKYGELKERLQGLAIQREEIEKEKLDLERELIKSETLYNYFPTYQQYLEIERKVKELSYKGEYSEGDYNSLQTLIGELEKLREEKEEKGLELTKIQINLDNITLDNRLLEKKEKLKKLGEWAISIKEINKNYQDNRNKWEELNKRISTAKISLIGKLQKEVEEIFLPIGFKKKLEELEEKINNKMKEEEQKGWEISQLKENFHTIKGEDIGETLSMLYQLKDWENKKGIYLPKVLLLLNTSILFFLVWQGDYPFLTIFFALSIIPLNFWLIYNWVKDKNNRIKIKSALKDKGVINFNNIDLEINKFQTLESNYQKLQRILEIYNSIVEDLRDLEGEKEQLFSEVGFKGDLSIKEGLDLVEEISKIQGLLGEAEEYKLKFNGEKEKINNFIQICKIEIDDKLTSLEDALITVNQKLELLKTEEEKVEKYKGLKGQLEFVYRDIQRILKEEREKEEKYKELLDKGGVKTPQEYEENYQKYLEGKKLLEMKNTYLAKLEGVNLGSIQEVLKIYSEINEQHLTRKIRDLIEMLQDKKEKIEEISKEIGKLEKEIEDLEKNSSLQQLALTEERIKNQIIENVKRWAIYKSSLTVLEKAIKEYEEKTQPDVLKRAAEYFTIITDGRYNNIKVKDNELINMFVVQPNGKEIPVEALSRGTQEQLYICIRLGLIKEFSDKKGPLPLLFDDIFVNFDEQRMAKGFNVLQQLAKEQQILFFTCHQRVLDLLQKEKVNTVNLAFLS
- a CDS encoding HD domain-containing protein, whose product is MNIQQIEELAFNIMKDRKIPGREKGFIYYHGKRTANIALNIYNQLVEKGSKEEMDLLYCGCLFHDVGKGIEPHNETGKELVNYYLRDICNVEQREIISRIVYEHNLRGEKYGGNSFLGKIAQDADILDHMGTMDIWIAFQWHANFDERVEDSLKFFLGGQWEEITEKLRSLLNFSPSIDAFDRRKAFTEEFLRRFKRESEGRLY
- the moaA gene encoding GTP 3',8-cyclase MoaA; the encoded protein is MLKDNFGRKINYLRISLIDRCNLRCKYCMPPNGVDLYGHDKILTYEELLLIIKASAQLGINSIRLTGGEPLIRRGLIPFIKTVSNIDGIEDIAITTNGVLLEGMADDLKRAGVKRVNISLDTLKRDKFQKITGKDDFDKVFRAINKSIQVGFNPVKINVVLLKGFNEDEILDFVKLTKDKPLHVRFIEIMPLGESKNSWTAGYIPWTDALELVKREFEVRESFGPKGSGPAKYYTIPDFIGTFGFITPVGEHFCGQCNRIRLTSDGFLKTCLFGNNEVNLKELSKTGDIEKIKKAIVKGINEKPEKHQISNHEVSRFMSQIGG